In Candidatus Delongbacteria bacterium, the genomic stretch GGATCCTCATTCTGGGCGCCACATGCTGTGCGCCCCTTTCACGGGGATGACACTGATTGTGTCACTTCCGCAGCGGTGAGGCCGGTGGCGGAACCATCGAGACGGAACGGTCGAGCAGGGAATGCGGGCCGCCGCGCTTGGCCCGAAGGACCGCATCGCGGGCCAAGTTTGCGCGGCGCGGGGCCTGCTGAGCCTTCTTTTGGCCACCCTTTTCTTCGCGAAGAAAAGGTAGAGAGCGCCGCCCGCGCAAGGGCATGGCCCCCGACGGCCGAATATGTAAAGGGCCTCCGTTCCATTGCATGGCGCCCCGATTTCGCGGACGGCCTCCCAACAGGACAAGAATGGCGCGACTTGATCGGGCCCGGCTGGAAGCTACGTTGCTACGTCGCAGGGGATGTCAAGCAGGCTTGCAAGTCCCGGCTTGCCCGTTATATTTGGCGCGATCCGCGCACCCCATGGCGGACTGACCCTTTAAACCGGTCCCGTGAGGCCGGAAAGGACTTCCGATGCACCACCGCGTCCTGCCGCCCGGCACTCGCGCGATCCCTGCAAGCCCCTGCGGTTTCTTTCCGGAACCACCTTTGGCCCATTCCCGGGCATCCTCAGTCATTCAATCCAATGATCCTTCGCTGGCGAACAGCTGCTCCGATGCGCGAACCAGCGCGGCGCTGTCCTGCGTTCCACCTTCTGATGGGAAAGGCACCCCATGACCTTTCGTGACAAATCCCAGCTGGCCGATCCCGGTCAGCTCTCGCGCACCATCGCCCGGTTGGCGCACGAGATCCTCGAGAACAACCGGGAGATCGGCGATCTGGTGCTGGTGGGCATGCAGACACGGGGCGTCTTTCTGGCGCGTCGCCTGCGGGACCTGATCGCCGGGCTGGACCCCGTCACTCCCGGCTACGGCGAGCTGGACGTGACCTTCTACCGCGACGACTGGCGCATGAAGCTCAAGCAGCCGGTCGTGCAGCCCACCCAGATCGATCCGGACATCACGGGCAAGACCATCATCCTGGTCGACGACGTGCTCTACACGGGGCGCACCGTGCGCGCCGCGCTGGACGCGCTGATGGACCTGGGCCGACCTGGCAGGATCCAGCTGGCGGTGCTGGTGGACCGCGGACACCGCGAGCTGCCGATCCGCGCGGACTATGTGGGACGCAACGTGCCCACCGCGGCCAACGAGGAAGTGCGCGTGCGCATGCAGGAATGCGACGGCGAGGACGCGATCTGGCTGGTGGAAAAAATCGACGGGGAGGCCTGAGCCATGGACGGAACCCTCAGCCAGCGTCATCTGCTGGGTCTGCAGCACTACACGGCGGCCGACATCGGCCTGATCCTGGACACCGCCAGCAGCTTCCGCGAAGTGCTGGAGCGACCGATCAAGAAGGTGCCCACCCTGCGCGGCATCACGGTGGTCAATCTGTTCTTCGAGAACAGCACGCGCACCCGGATCAGCTTCGAGATGGCGGAGAAGAGGCTGTCGTGCGACACGGTGAACTTCAGTTCCAGCACCAGCAGCACCCAGAAGGGCGAGACCCTGCGCGACACGGCGGCCAACATCGAGGCGATGAAGATCGACGCGGTCGTGATGCGCCACAGTTGCCCGGGCTCGCCCGGCTTTCTGGCCGACTGCCTAGACAGCATCATCATCAACGCCGGAGACGGCGCACATGAGCACCCGACCCAGGCCCTGCTGGACCTGATGTCGATCCGCAGCAAGCATCCGGGGGGCTTCAAGGATCTGCGGGTGACCCTTGCCGGCGACATCCTGCACAGCCGGGTGGCCCTGTCCAACATCTACGCGCTGCGCACCCTGGGCGCCAAGGTCCAGGTCTGCGGACCCGCGACCCTGATTCCCCGCGCGATCGGCGAACTGGGCGTGACCGTGTTCCACCGCATCGAGGAGGCCATTGAGAACAGCGACGTGCTGAACGTGCTGCGCATCCAGAAGGAACGCCACACGGCCCACCATTTCCCCAGTGTGCGCGAGTACCACGACCGCTACGGGGTGACCCTCGAGCGGCTCAAGACCCACGCTCCGAACGGGATCACGATCATGCACCCGGGACCGATCAACCGCGGTGTCGAGATTTCCAGCGAGGTGGCCGACAGCGAGTACAGCGCGATCCTGGACCAGGTGACCAACGGTGTGGCCGTGCGAATGGCCGTGCTTTACCTGCTGCTGGGAGCCGAAACCGTGAAGGGGGAGAACGCATGATGAAGGAACTCAACCTGCGCGGAAACGCCCTGCTGCTCAAGGGCGCGCGCGTGCTGGATCCCGGGGCCGGCCTGGATGGCGTGATGGACCTGCGGATCTTGGAAGGGCGCATCGCCGAGATCGGCCCCGCGCTGAAGGCCGGGACGGGAGCCGTGATCGACCTGAGCGGGGCCCTGATCACACCGGGGCTGGTGGACCTGCGCGCGCGC encodes the following:
- the pyrR gene encoding bifunctional pyr operon transcriptional regulator/uracil phosphoribosyltransferase PyrR, which translates into the protein MTFRDKSQLADPGQLSRTIARLAHEILENNREIGDLVLVGMQTRGVFLARRLRDLIAGLDPVTPGYGELDVTFYRDDWRMKLKQPVVQPTQIDPDITGKTIILVDDVLYTGRTVRAALDALMDLGRPGRIQLAVLVDRGHRELPIRADYVGRNVPTAANEEVRVRMQECDGEDAIWLVEKIDGEA
- a CDS encoding aspartate carbamoyltransferase catalytic subunit, with amino-acid sequence MDGTLSQRHLLGLQHYTAADIGLILDTASSFREVLERPIKKVPTLRGITVVNLFFENSTRTRISFEMAEKRLSCDTVNFSSSTSSTQKGETLRDTAANIEAMKIDAVVMRHSCPGSPGFLADCLDSIIINAGDGAHEHPTQALLDLMSIRSKHPGGFKDLRVTLAGDILHSRVALSNIYALRTLGAKVQVCGPATLIPRAIGELGVTVFHRIEEAIENSDVLNVLRIQKERHTAHHFPSVREYHDRYGVTLERLKTHAPNGITIMHPGPINRGVEISSEVADSEYSAILDQVTNGVAVRMAVLYLLLGAETVKGENA